The following are from one region of the Silene latifolia isolate original U9 population chromosome 9, ASM4854445v1, whole genome shotgun sequence genome:
- the LOC141598925 gene encoding uncharacterized protein LOC141598925 — MLNQLFNRGVLGARWKRAELLETESEEAAVVADGKRAELREVYAGKVRGSGLCEDDDEVVQETTSEVAGKFECSDEEASDVKVPARINDPVSNDRIWLGTYDTLADALRCFRKEKTVIDTKMKRAEFEEQFMGKADVNIVEDESHEICDGVLAKRKQFLKQSFGVSKKGKRWQARIRHPKLKFKIHLGYFNTPEEAVLVVKKKRSEFKEMLKAEEGLREKRRVHEFEGRKLPCGVTRQRGKFRVRLWHPELKKFASFGYYNTCDEAAVVADRKRAELRELCGGKVRGSGEFPCGVTREHGKFRVRLWHPELKKFASFGYYRSCDEAAVVADRKRAELREVSGGKVRGSGECESEVTGNFECPDEQTSDVKVPAGVRRVRSDEWVARIKDPASNERIRLGTCDTAEEAIRSYDKKRAVQMGYEKLDCEFVHGSRTSNIELGTSNSACIGDKRVIDQMSRRKTTCSLDKKFNSKKAKLYSEPTGAEKALDTTACYYSPTSVLDSENSSHSSVTDDPNDTMVDVPFNLTIKPGNVSKLNCGVVDVPDKLECEFVQGSPTSNIEPGMSVDKRLIDKESQKKSSCGLDFDEAVSAGFINEYGQLVGKYRVLDEQLYLGLPDEIVASSG; from the exons ATGTTGAATCAGCTCTTCAATCGAGGCGTTCTTGGCGCCAGATG GAAAAGGGCTGAGTTACTGGAAACTGAGAGTGAGGAGGCTGCTGTTGTTGCAGACGGGAAAAGGGCTGAGTTAAGGGAAGTGTATGCGGGGAAAGTGAGAGGTAGTGGTTTGTGTGAAGACGATGATGAGGTCGTACAGGAAACTACGAGTGAGGTTGCTGGCAAATTTGAATGCTCAGACGAGGAGGCTAGTGATGTAAAGGTGCCCGCTAGGATTAACGATCCAGTGTCAAATGATAGAATTTGGTTAGGGACTTACGATACTCTTGCAGATGCTCTTAGATGTTTTAGGAAGGAGAAAACTGTGATTGATACCAAGATGAAAAGGGCTGAGTTTGAGGAGCAGTTTATGGGTAAGGCGGATGTGAACATTGTAGAGGATGAAAGTCATGAAATTTGTGATGGTGTTTTGGCGAAAAGGAAGCAATTCTTGAAGCAATCTTTTGGGGTTAGTAAAAAGGGAAAAAGGTGGCAGGCACGAATCCGACACCCGAAACTCAAGTTTAAAATTCACTTGGGTTATTTCAACACCCCTGAGGAGGCTGTCCTTGTTGTGAAAAAGAAAAGGTCGGAGTTTAAGGAGATGTTAAAGGCCGAGGAGGGTTTGAGGGAAAAAAGACGTGTGCATGAGTTTGAAGGGAGGAAGCTTCCTTGCGGTGTTACAAGGCAACGTGGAAAGTTTCGTGTGCGGCTTTGGCACCCTGAGTTAAAGAAATTTGCTTCATTTGGTTATTATAATACTTGTGATGAGGCTGCTGTTGTTGCTGACAGGAAAAGGGCCGAGTTACGAGAACTGTGTGGGGGGAAAGTGAGGGGTAGTGGTGAGTTTCCTTGTGGTGTTACAAGGGAACATGGAAAGTTTCGTGTACGGCTTTGGCACCCTGAGTTGAAGAAATTTGCTTCATTTGGTTATTATAGATCTTGTGATGAGGCTGCTGTTGTTGCTGACAGGAAAAGGGCCGAGTTACGGGAAGTGTCTGGGGGGAAAGTGAGGGGTAGTGGTGAATGTGAGAGTGAGGTTACTGGTAATTTTGAATGCCCGGACGAGCAGACTAGTGATGTGAAGGTGCCGGCTGGTGTGAGGAGAGTAAGATCCGATGAATGGGTTGCTCGGATTAAAGATCCAGCGTCAAATGAGAGAATTCGGTTAGGGACTTGCGATACTGCTGAAGAGGCTATTAGATCTTATGACAAAAAGAGAGCTGTTCAGATGGGTTATGAGAAGCTGGACTGCGAGTTTGTTCACGGCTCTCGTACTTCAAATATTGAGCTAGGGACGTCAAACAGTGCATGTATCGGTGACAAAAGAGTGATTGACCAAATGAGTCGGAGGAAAACAACTTGCAGTTTGGACAAGAAATTTAACTCTAAGAAGGCCAAGCTTTATTCTGAACCTACTGGTGCGGAAAAGGCTCTTGATACTACAGCTTGTTATTACTCTCCAACTTCAGTATTGGATAGTGAAAATTCTAGCCACAGTTCCGTTACTGATGACCCAAACGACACTATGGTTGATGTTCCATTTAACTTGACTATTAAGCCGGGTAATGTGTCTAAGCTGAACTGTGGGGTAGTTGATGTTCCTGATAAGCTGGAATGCGAGTTTGTTCAAGGCTCTCCTACTTCAAATATTGAGCCAGGGATGTCAGTTGACAAAAGATTGATTGACAAAGAGAGTCAGAAGAAATCAAGTTGTGGTTTGGACTTTGATGAAGCAGTGAGTGCTGGTTTCATCAATGAATATGGACAGTTAGTGGGTAAATATCGCGTATTGGATGAACAGCTGTACTTGGGCTTGCCTGATGAAATTGTCGCCAGTAGTGGATAG
- the LOC141598926 gene encoding uncharacterized protein LOC141598926 — MVVLEVETSDGVSSAKKRFLGVDKLRNKWRARARNPLLKADVHLGYYKTLEEAAVVAAKKRAEFEEMFKGMDSSSIGNCRGYFQGKKLPKGVRWNNGRYLAQVWHPELKKEVLCGSFKNCEEAANAVDRKRAELHEMYGAKLRVIPDNEVSKEFGCSDEQSSDVMEPMVPRGVRRISSGKWVARIKKPESRDRVWLGTYNTLEMALSAFNKKKAEFDARVNMPECDWVEFRARSEANESQMKFECEFGYDLMPTSLSCAHNLNALDENSNWSPTSVFDPKNMNTASVGDKTFDSEFDRAVSLGIINEYGQLLGKYSEIDAQMWLTNM, encoded by the coding sequence ATGGTAGTTCTAGAGGTAGAAACTTCTGATGGTGTTTCTAGTGCAAAGAAGCGTTTTCTGGGTGTTGATAAACTAAGAAATAAGTGGCGGGCACGAGCCAGAAACCCACTGCTGAAGGCTGATGTTCACTTAGGTTATTATAAAACCCTTGAAGAGGCGGCAGTAGTTGCAGCTAAGAAAAGGGCGGAGTTTGAAGAAATGTTCAAGGGCATGGATAGTTCGAGCATTGGAAATTGTAGGGGGTATTTTCAGGGGAAGAAGCTTCCTAAGGGCGTTAGATGGAACAACGGAAGGTACCTTGCGCAAGTTTGGCACCCAGAGTTGAAGAAAGAGGTTTTATGTGGTTCGTTTAAAAATTGTGAGGAGGCTGCTAATGCTGTGGACAGGAAAAGGGCCGAGTTACATGAAATGTATGGAGCGAAACTGAGGGTTATTCCTGATAATGAAGTCTCTAAGGAATTTGGATGCTCGGATGAGCAGAGTAGTGATGTTATGGAGCCTATGGTGCCGCGTGGTGTGAGGAGAATAAGTTCTGGTAAATGGGTTGCTAGAATTAAAAAGCCGGAATCAAGGGATAGGGTTTGGTTAGGGACTTACAATACTCTTGAAATGGCTCTAAGTGCTTTTAACAAGAAGAAAGCCGAGTTTGATGCCAGAGTGAATATGCCGGAGTGTGATTGGGTTGAATTTAGGGCTCGTTCTGAAGCGAATGAATCTCAGATGAAGTTCGAGTGTGAATTTGGATATGACTTGATGCCAACTTCTTTGTCGTGTGCTCATAATTTGAATGCTCTCGATGAAAACTCAAACTGGTCACCTACATCAGTTTTCGACCCCAAGAATATGAACACTGCGTCTGTCGGTGACAAAACCTTTGATTCAGAGTTTGATAGAGCAGTGAGTTTGGGTATCATCAATGAATATGGACAGTTACTGGGTAAGTATAGCGAAATAGATGCACAGATGTGGTTGACGAATATGTGA